From a single Terriglobia bacterium genomic region:
- a CDS encoding DUF3455 domain-containing protein, with translation MSYKLDQHPGTPGQIWVLLSATLVILAWAFSLVILAEARKDASTTPPAVIAPPAGNSVFLVGHAVGTQGYVCLPTGTGASWTVTGSRPEATLFAAAPVHDTQIITHYLSPDARPNQFAPKPLPFGSATWQSSLDSSKVWGQMLRSVPAGSDPSCPNAGAIGCLLLQSIGSEKGPAGGNVLTNTTFIQRLNTNGGSAPATGCSAAADVGKQTLVPYTADYYFFRRTNKSAKDKTNRFELL, from the coding sequence ATGAGCTACAAACTTGATCAGCATCCCGGAACGCCCGGGCAAATCTGGGTTCTGCTGTCGGCCACGCTTGTGATTCTCGCTTGGGCATTCAGCCTGGTGATCCTGGCGGAGGCACGGAAAGACGCGTCAACCACCCCTCCTGCGGTGATTGCGCCCCCGGCCGGAAACTCTGTCTTCCTGGTGGGCCATGCCGTGGGCACACAGGGCTATGTTTGCCTGCCCACAGGGACCGGCGCTTCCTGGACCGTCACCGGCAGTCGCCCCGAAGCCACTCTTTTTGCTGCTGCTCCGGTACACGATACCCAGATCATCACCCACTATCTCAGTCCCGATGCAAGGCCCAACCAGTTCGCTCCCAAGCCCCTGCCCTTCGGCAGTGCGACCTGGCAGAGTTCCCTGGATAGCAGCAAGGTGTGGGGACAAATGCTCCGCTCGGTCCCTGCCGGCTCCGACCCGAGTTGCCCGAATGCGGGTGCGATAGGCTGTCTATTGCTGCAATCAATCGGGTCGGAAAAGGGGCCCGCTGGCGGCAATGTCCTGACCAACACCACTTTCATCCAACGCTTAAATACCAACGGAGGATCCGCTCCCGCTACCGGCTGCTCCGCTGCCGCCGATGTGGGTAAACAAACGCTCGTGCCCTACACGGCCGACTACTATTTTTTCCGGCGGACGAACAAGAGTGCTAAAGACAAAACCAACAGATTCGAGCTTCTTTAG
- a CDS encoding beta-propeller fold lactonase family protein has protein sequence MCATFACLVLSLAACGGAGKQAVTTPPANTHFPTALEIAPAVSLQSVGATQQFKATATFNDATTRDVTGLSVWASNANSVATITQLSGLESAVGAGDVTISATFGMAGETVTASFLVHVTATPLQSIAVVPSGGILELGTNQQFGAIGTFADGTTHILTPLVAWSTTDPAVLQVNTTPQRIGQGYTRGPGDVRIVVKLNGVSGEATVSVVRRVPKFLYTAGLSGIEGFSIDSTSGRLTPATGSKFTAVGTILSLAVTRDQKFLYAADSVLGVVWGFQIGAAGELTPLPDGPFSTSVTSSPVSVVAHPTADFLFMTDANAREITTFSIGANGSLTALPPANLANTNLLSANTSPDGRFFYQALHVGAAASIPAFSIAADGTLSAVPGDPASTGFIPKALAVDPSGRFLYAVISSSSLGPSTSVFGYSIDPVNGALTQIGVAPFTAGENPTSAAVDASGRFLYVTNGANSAGGNSVTGFSIDEDIGALIELQGSPFPASISPVSVMVEPGAQFAYVGLDGTQGVRVFTIDQLTGALSEVRGSPSPTDVGALAMVATY, from the coding sequence TTGTGCGCCACTTTCGCGTGTCTTGTTCTATCGCTTGCCGCTTGCGGCGGCGCCGGGAAGCAAGCAGTAACAACGCCTCCTGCAAATACACATTTTCCAACCGCGCTGGAAATTGCGCCCGCGGTCTCCCTTCAATCAGTTGGCGCGACTCAACAATTCAAAGCCACCGCCACCTTTAATGACGCAACTACCCGCGACGTTACTGGACTTTCCGTATGGGCTTCGAATGCGAATTCGGTTGCGACGATTACTCAATTGAGCGGCCTGGAGAGTGCGGTTGGGGCAGGCGACGTCACTATTTCAGCAACCTTCGGTATGGCGGGAGAAACAGTCACCGCGTCTTTCCTGGTGCATGTGACAGCAACGCCCCTGCAGTCGATTGCCGTGGTGCCTTCCGGCGGGATTCTGGAGCTCGGCACGAACCAGCAGTTCGGTGCAATCGGAACTTTTGCGGATGGCACAACGCACATTCTCACGCCATTGGTCGCCTGGAGCACCACTGATCCGGCCGTGCTTCAAGTCAACACGACTCCGCAACGCATCGGCCAGGGGTACACACGCGGACCCGGCGACGTGAGGATCGTAGTCAAGTTGAACGGCGTTTCCGGCGAGGCCACCGTTAGTGTTGTGCGCCGCGTCCCTAAATTCCTGTACACGGCAGGACTCTCTGGCATTGAGGGCTTTTCAATCGATTCCACAAGCGGGAGGCTCACTCCGGCAACCGGTTCCAAATTCACCGCAGTCGGCACGATCCTTTCGCTGGCCGTCACCCGAGACCAGAAATTCCTTTACGCCGCCGACTCCGTTCTAGGTGTGGTCTGGGGGTTCCAGATTGGGGCGGCGGGAGAGCTGACCCCGCTGCCAGATGGGCCTTTTTCCACATCGGTCACTTCGAGCCCGGTTTCCGTCGTCGCCCACCCAACCGCTGACTTTCTCTTCATGACCGATGCGAATGCAAGAGAGATCACCACGTTCAGCATTGGCGCCAATGGATCACTCACCGCGCTGCCTCCGGCAAATTTGGCCAACACGAACCTCTTATCGGCAAACACTTCACCGGACGGAAGATTCTTCTATCAAGCGCTTCACGTAGGCGCGGCTGCGAGCATTCCAGCTTTTTCGATTGCGGCGGATGGCACACTCTCAGCGGTTCCGGGCGATCCCGCCAGCACCGGATTCATTCCCAAGGCGCTGGCAGTCGACCCGTCAGGCCGCTTCTTGTATGCGGTGATTTCAAGCTCTTCCCTGGGTCCGTCAACCTCGGTTTTTGGATACAGCATTGACCCGGTGAATGGCGCCCTGACGCAGATCGGAGTCGCGCCATTTACCGCCGGTGAGAATCCAACTTCCGCTGCTGTAGATGCGTCGGGCCGGTTCCTTTATGTAACCAATGGCGCCAACAGCGCCGGTGGCAACAGCGTCACGGGATTTTCGATAGACGAGGACATTGGAGCTTTGATCGAACTCCAAGGCAGTCCATTTCCCGCTTCAATTTCTCCGGTTTCGGTAATGGTGGAGCCGGGAGCGCAGTTTGCTTACGTCGGACTTGACGGCACGCAAGGAGTGAGGGTGTTCACTATCGATCAGCTCACCGGGGCCCTGAGCGAGGTCCGTGGGTCCCCGTCTCCCACGGATGTTGGCGCCTTGGCGATGGTGGCTACGTACTAG
- a CDS encoding PhzF family phenazine biosynthesis protein, protein MSNQKRRFSFAQMDVFTSVALEGNQLAVFADGRGLSDSEMQAIAKETNLSETTFILPRDAATERERGVRVRVFTVTEELPFAGHPTLGTAMALFNARGAGEAADEIALDLNVGRIPVRFSTRDGLPFGTMTQRPPEFGQKHDRETVARACGLSVADIADDLPIQSVTTGNPFAMVPVKSLAVLQRLAPAWSAMNDYLQKTDVKFFYFVSRETLNPEAKLQARMIFYNGEDPATGSAAGPCAAWAVKYGVVRPEEQALMEQGVEMKRRSRIYISAGKEGDKVVNVRVGGHAVEVVRGEMFL, encoded by the coding sequence GTGTCAAACCAGAAGAGACGATTTTCATTTGCGCAGATGGATGTTTTTACCTCGGTGGCCCTGGAAGGCAACCAGCTTGCCGTGTTCGCCGACGGCCGCGGGCTGAGCGATTCGGAAATGCAGGCCATTGCGAAGGAAACGAATTTATCAGAGACCACGTTCATCCTGCCGCGCGACGCCGCCACTGAACGCGAGCGCGGCGTGCGCGTGCGCGTCTTTACCGTGACGGAAGAGCTTCCGTTCGCCGGACATCCGACACTGGGCACGGCAATGGCGCTCTTCAACGCGCGCGGCGCGGGTGAAGCCGCCGACGAGATAGCTTTGGACCTTAACGTCGGCAGAATTCCGGTGCGCTTTTCCACCCGCGACGGTCTACCATTCGGGACCATGACGCAGCGCCCGCCTGAGTTCGGGCAGAAGCATGATCGCGAAACCGTGGCCCGGGCCTGCGGTCTTAGCGTCGCTGACATCGCCGACGACCTGCCTATCCAGTCCGTCACCACCGGCAATCCGTTCGCGATGGTGCCGGTGAAGTCCCTGGCGGTGTTGCAGAGGCTGGCGCCGGCGTGGAGCGCGATGAACGACTATCTGCAGAAGACTGACGTCAAGTTTTTTTATTTTGTTTCCCGTGAAACCCTCAACCCCGAAGCCAAATTGCAAGCGCGCATGATTTTTTACAACGGCGAAGATCCCGCCACGGGCTCGGCAGCTGGGCCGTGTGCCGCATGGGCGGTGAAGTACGGCGTGGTGCGTCCGGAGGAGCAGGCGCTTATGGAGCAGGGCGTGGAGATGAAGCGGCGCAGCCGGATTTACATCAGCGCCGGCAAGGAAGGTGACAAAGTTGTTAACGTCCGCGTCGGCGGTCACGCGGTGGAAGTGGTCCGCGGAGAAATGTTCTTATGA
- a CDS encoding MarR family transcriptional regulator: protein MPPKTKPKATEDLADRLHSTAIHLLRLVRVQDAAAGIGPAQLSALSVIVFGGPVSLQDLARAEMVRPPTMSRVVDALEAAGLARRKVNSADRRAVLIEATEKGAALLHQGRRRRVKFLARHLSRLTSSELQDIDRAVASVQKALRGQRG from the coding sequence ATGCCTCCCAAGACAAAGCCGAAGGCTACCGAAGATCTGGCGGACCGGCTGCACAGCACGGCTATCCACTTATTGCGCCTGGTGCGGGTGCAGGACGCGGCTGCGGGCATCGGCCCGGCGCAGCTCTCGGCGCTGTCGGTGATCGTCTTTGGTGGGCCGGTCTCCCTGCAGGACCTGGCGCGGGCGGAGATGGTGCGCCCGCCGACGATGAGCCGCGTGGTAGACGCCCTGGAGGCCGCCGGGCTGGCTCGCCGGAAAGTGAACTCCGCTGATCGCCGCGCGGTGCTGATTGAGGCCACGGAGAAGGGAGCGGCGTTGCTGCACCAGGGCCGGCGCCGCCGCGTAAAGTTTCTGGCCCGGCATCTCTCTCGTCTGACCTCCAGCGAACTCCAAGACATTGATCGCGCCGTGGCGTCGGTGCAAAAGGCCTTGCGCGGCCAACGCGGCTAG
- a CDS encoding winged helix-turn-helix domain-containing protein — protein MPPETKAFYEFGTFRCDPREHLLLCGGKPVSLSPKSFEILVALIQSKGRLLTKEELMQQVWPDSFVEEGNLTVNISALRRVLGETPGGQQYIETVPKRGYRFVAPVTESLDDGEPVPPVRTSGVPPGEALPGVAPAPASPFLSRRWPLAVAGLLVAILVSAVLIFGRPRKLNDKDVVVLADFSNTTGDPVFDDALRQGLSAQLEQSPFLNLLSDERIAQTLSLMAQPKDSRLTHERAREVCQRTASVAVLNGAIAQVGTQYLLTLKAINCANGESLGSVQEQAVDKDHVLDALGKVASKIRKQLGESLASVQKYDAPAENVTTASLEALKAYSLGRQTMVVKSDYPASIPLFQRAINLDPNFAMAYARMATSYASLNETPRAIEAMRAAYALRKRVSEREEFYIAEHYEIFVTGNLEAARRVDELSAQTYPRDTSFTNLGLIYSELGDYDKALVAFEDALKFNAETGYRYANLMGGYLQLNRLDEAKAAAQEAQRRHLDYPEIHLNLYWVAFLQHDPATMEQEALGMMGKPGHEDQMLNYEADTALFGGQLAKARILTRRAVEAAQKVDEKEAPALYQADAAVREALVGNADLAKQQARAALALSNDRDTEALSAIALGLAGDSAQASRLADDLAKRFPQDTIVQSNYLPTIHAAEFLRGNDYGKAIEVLVAAAPHELGGNNQSLNFVLYPVYLRGKAYLAGKQGTAAAVEFQKILDHPGVVRSEPIGALARLELGRAFALSGNMTKASAAYQEFLSLWKDADSDIPVFKQAKAEYSKLL, from the coding sequence ATGCCCCCGGAAACAAAGGCTTTCTACGAGTTCGGGACGTTCCGCTGCGACCCCCGGGAACACCTTCTCCTGTGCGGGGGCAAGCCGGTTTCGCTGTCGCCGAAGTCGTTTGAGATCCTGGTCGCCCTGATTCAGAGCAAGGGCCGCCTGCTGACGAAGGAAGAACTCATGCAGCAGGTGTGGCCGGACAGCTTTGTGGAAGAGGGCAACCTGACGGTCAATATCTCCGCACTGCGCCGGGTGCTGGGCGAAACCCCAGGCGGGCAGCAATACATCGAGACTGTACCCAAGCGGGGATATCGTTTCGTTGCGCCAGTCACCGAGAGCCTGGACGACGGCGAACCCGTCCCGCCGGTGCGGACTTCTGGTGTTCCGCCGGGAGAAGCGTTGCCCGGAGTTGCACCTGCGCCTGCATCGCCGTTTCTCTCTCGTCGTTGGCCACTGGCAGTGGCCGGACTGTTGGTCGCGATCCTGGTCTCTGCGGTCCTGATCTTCGGCCGTCCCCGTAAGTTGAATGACAAAGACGTGGTCGTGCTGGCCGATTTCTCCAACACCACGGGCGATCCGGTCTTCGATGACGCATTGCGACAGGGACTTTCCGCGCAACTGGAGCAGTCGCCGTTCTTGAACCTGCTGTCCGATGAGCGCATCGCGCAGACGCTGTCTCTCATGGCCCAACCCAAGGACTCCCGGTTGACCCACGAACGGGCCCGCGAAGTTTGCCAGCGCACAGCAAGCGTTGCAGTTCTGAATGGCGCGATTGCACAAGTTGGCACGCAGTACCTTCTGACCCTAAAGGCAATCAACTGCGCAAACGGCGAATCGCTGGGGAGCGTGCAAGAGCAGGCCGTTGATAAGGACCATGTTCTTGACGCATTGGGAAAGGTGGCTTCGAAGATCCGCAAACAGTTGGGCGAATCGCTGGCTTCAGTGCAGAAGTATGACGCTCCAGCGGAAAATGTGACAACAGCATCACTTGAAGCCCTTAAGGCCTACAGCCTCGGCCGTCAGACCATGGTGGTTAAGAGCGATTATCCTGCCTCCATCCCGCTTTTCCAGAGGGCGATCAACCTGGACCCGAACTTTGCCATGGCCTACGCCAGGATGGCAACGAGCTATGCCAGCCTTAACGAGACCCCTCGAGCGATTGAGGCCATGCGAGCAGCCTATGCACTGCGAAAACGGGTCAGCGAGCGGGAAGAGTTCTACATCGCCGAACATTACGAGATTTTCGTTACAGGAAATCTGGAAGCAGCACGCAGGGTTGATGAATTGTCGGCGCAGACCTATCCGCGCGACACCTCGTTCACGAATCTAGGCCTCATCTATAGTGAGCTCGGCGATTATGACAAAGCTCTTGTTGCGTTCGAAGATGCTCTGAAATTCAATGCTGAGACCGGGTACAGGTACGCAAATCTCATGGGCGGGTACCTGCAACTCAACCGCCTGGATGAAGCCAAGGCTGCGGCGCAGGAGGCTCAGCGCCGTCATCTTGATTATCCTGAGATTCACCTCAATCTCTATTGGGTCGCTTTTCTTCAGCATGACCCTGCAACCATGGAGCAGGAGGCGTTGGGCATGATGGGAAAGCCGGGACACGAAGACCAGATGCTCAATTATGAAGCAGACACAGCCCTCTTTGGCGGACAGCTTGCCAAAGCGCGGATACTGACGCGGCGTGCCGTGGAGGCCGCCCAGAAGGTGGATGAAAAAGAGGCGCCCGCGCTCTACCAGGCGGATGCGGCGGTCCGCGAAGCCCTGGTGGGCAATGCGGATTTGGCGAAACAACAGGCACGGGCCGCGCTCGCGCTTTCCAATGACAGGGATACGGAGGCCTTATCGGCAATTGCGCTGGGGCTGGCGGGTGATTCCGCGCAGGCTTCCCGGCTGGCCGACGATCTGGCAAAACGCTTTCCGCAAGACACGATTGTACAGTCCAATTATTTGCCGACGATCCATGCCGCAGAATTTCTTCGGGGCAACGATTATGGCAAGGCCATCGAGGTCCTGGTGGCGGCAGCGCCCCATGAACTTGGCGGCAATAATCAGAGCTTGAATTTTGTTCTCTACCCGGTCTACCTGCGAGGCAAGGCGTATCTGGCTGGAAAGCAAGGCACCGCCGCTGCTGTTGAGTTTCAGAAAATTCTCGATCATCCCGGCGTCGTCCGGAGTGAGCCCATCGGCGCACTGGCTCGCCTGGAACTTGGCCGGGCCTTCGCTTTGTCGGGTAACATGACCAAGGCAAGCGCTGCTTACCAGGAATTTCTCAGCCTCTGGAAAGATGCCGACTCGGACATCCCGGTCTTCAAGCAAGCCAAAGCGGAATACTCTAAGCTCCTGTGA
- a CDS encoding response regulator: MRPKKTILCVDDNEQSLSIRKLMLETRGYRVVACTNSAHALEVFRRGGVDLVLSDLLMPGLDGATLVARIKDSSPETPAILFSGKIKAYEKETRADLFLPKGMYAPMELLERIRLLLVKKRGPKRTVEVAPQRIPAA, translated from the coding sequence ATGCGGCCAAAGAAGACTATTCTGTGTGTTGACGACAACGAACAATCACTTTCCATCCGAAAGCTCATGCTGGAGACGCGCGGTTACCGCGTGGTGGCCTGCACCAACAGCGCGCATGCACTGGAAGTTTTCCGCCGCGGCGGCGTGGACCTGGTCCTGAGCGACCTCTTGATGCCCGGGCTGGACGGCGCAACGCTGGTGGCCAGGATCAAAGACTCCTCGCCGGAAACCCCGGCCATACTTTTTTCCGGCAAGATCAAGGCTTACGAGAAAGAAACCCGGGCGGACCTGTTCCTCCCCAAGGGAATGTACGCGCCCATGGAGCTGCTGGAGCGCATTCGTTTGTTGCTGGTGAAGAAGCGCGGGCCGAAGCGGACGGTGGAGGTTGCGCCGCAAAGGATTCCAGCCGCTTAG
- a CDS encoding lipase family protein, with protein MANDAGPGPQLLPDIWKYIYYPPEGKDYSYFAHAAKYPFLAASVPEAQRYLVKAAWAADAAMLAYGRCGEAPMPPDKFNAYFTQAGFSKPELIGDWTPDAKGTQGYFATSSNSQFAVLSFRGTERKDPTDLLADLNALQSDEPEHAAPAAAPQGPAASIVDRVVQGTKDFLFHTSRVHAGFQRALDQVWTKVDKLLNEFRSSHPQAEIVFTGHSLGAALATLAVNRFQGAGASLYTIGSPRVGNKTFCDSVHRQTGGRVFRFVNHHDLVTHVPIKAPMYQHVEEQGYVIDPSGELSLGNEDASSDLKTLSEFGVEMLSKGKLFDLNSQAPPQLVDHSPGRYCMLLRYHLEHHVAPV; from the coding sequence ATGGCAAATGACGCCGGTCCAGGGCCCCAATTGCTACCAGACATCTGGAAGTACATTTACTACCCTCCGGAAGGAAAAGACTATTCCTACTTTGCCCACGCAGCGAAATATCCCTTTTTGGCCGCGAGCGTTCCTGAAGCCCAGCGCTACCTGGTGAAGGCCGCGTGGGCCGCTGACGCCGCCATGCTCGCCTACGGACGCTGCGGGGAAGCGCCGATGCCTCCGGACAAGTTCAATGCATATTTCACACAGGCTGGTTTCTCAAAGCCTGAGTTGATTGGCGACTGGACGCCGGATGCTAAAGGGACGCAAGGATACTTTGCGACAAGCTCCAACAGCCAGTTTGCGGTCCTCTCGTTTCGTGGCACGGAGCGCAAAGATCCTACGGATCTCCTGGCAGACTTGAACGCTCTGCAAAGCGACGAACCCGAGCACGCTGCTCCTGCTGCTGCCCCGCAAGGTCCCGCCGCCTCCATCGTGGACCGCGTGGTCCAGGGCACCAAGGATTTTCTTTTTCATACCAGCCGCGTCCACGCCGGCTTTCAACGAGCTTTGGACCAGGTTTGGACGAAGGTGGATAAGCTACTCAACGAATTCCGCAGCAGTCACCCGCAGGCGGAGATTGTTTTCACCGGACACAGTCTGGGCGCCGCTCTGGCCACGCTGGCCGTCAACCGCTTCCAGGGAGCTGGAGCTTCGCTCTACACCATTGGCAGCCCGCGCGTCGGCAACAAAACGTTCTGTGACAGTGTGCATCGGCAGACCGGCGGGAGGGTCTTCCGTTTTGTAAACCATCATGACCTGGTTACGCACGTACCGATCAAAGCGCCGATGTATCAGCACGTCGAAGAGCAAGGCTACGTGATTGATCCCAGCGGAGAACTTTCCCTGGGAAACGAGGATGCCTCCAGCGATTTGAAGACTTTGAGCGAGTTTGGAGTAGAGATGCTGAGTAAGGGCAAGCTTTTTGACCTGAACAGCCAGGCGCCGCCGCAACTGGTGGACCATTCGCCGGGGCGCTACTGCATGCTCCTGCGCTATCACCTGGAACATCACGTGGCGCCGGTCTGA
- a CDS encoding VOC family protein: MAVQISGINAVMLGVRDLDQAVQFYSKKLGLKIQMHEPQIALLSAGPVRLGLSPGHTRMAPHVAGATEVVFQVDNVRGAQKELADQGVTFLGEPRQVTPAEWASHFRDPDGHLLSIFGPEGKAPEGKA, from the coding sequence ATGGCCGTTCAAATCTCCGGGATCAACGCCGTCATGCTGGGCGTGCGCGACCTGGACCAGGCCGTGCAGTTCTATAGCAAGAAACTTGGACTCAAGATTCAGATGCACGAACCGCAGATCGCTCTGCTGAGCGCGGGCCCTGTCCGCCTGGGGTTGAGCCCCGGACATACCCGCATGGCGCCCCACGTGGCCGGCGCCACGGAAGTTGTGTTCCAGGTGGACAACGTGCGCGGCGCGCAGAAAGAGCTGGCCGACCAGGGAGTCACGTTCCTGGGCGAGCCGCGGCAGGTCACGCCTGCGGAGTGGGCGTCACACTTTCGCGATCCCGACGGGCACCTGCTCTCAATCTTTGGTCCCGAAGGAAAGGCGCCGGAAGGAAAAGCCTAA
- a CDS encoding class I SAM-dependent methyltransferase — protein MKAFRKLLQRTPFYGLYKAAGHYPDYWYWKLRGEPVRSPHLVKQRAVLEYAQRYGLHVLVETGTYYGEMVAAMKNRFQEIHSVEFDSQLAQQAQKKFARWPHIHILEGDSQKKIPELLQTLNQPALFWLDAGYYGWAGLQGDKQRLTTELETILSHRIKEHVILMDDARGLNGENGSPTVDQLKQRIAAQFPGRVVEVKHDILRITPAISK, from the coding sequence ATGAAAGCATTTCGCAAATTGCTGCAACGCACGCCGTTTTACGGTCTTTACAAGGCCGCCGGGCATTACCCGGACTACTGGTACTGGAAGCTGCGCGGAGAACCGGTGCGCTCTCCGCATCTGGTCAAGCAGCGCGCGGTGCTGGAGTACGCTCAGCGCTACGGGCTGCACGTGCTGGTGGAAACCGGGACGTACTACGGCGAGATGGTGGCCGCCATGAAGAACCGCTTCCAGGAAATCCATTCTGTGGAATTTGATTCGCAGCTGGCGCAGCAGGCGCAAAAAAAGTTCGCGCGCTGGCCGCACATCCACATCCTCGAAGGAGACAGCCAGAAGAAGATTCCTGAGCTGCTCCAGACTCTCAACCAGCCTGCCCTCTTCTGGCTGGACGCCGGCTACTACGGCTGGGCCGGCCTGCAGGGCGACAAACAGCGCCTGACCACCGAACTGGAGACAATTCTCAGCCATCGCATCAAGGAACACGTGATTCTGATGGACGATGCTCGCGGACTGAACGGCGAGAACGGCTCGCCGACCGTGGATCAACTCAAGCAGCGCATCGCGGCGCAGTTCCCCGGACGCGTGGTGGAAGTAAAGCACGACATATTGCGGATCACTCCAGCAATCAGCAAATAG
- a CDS encoding fibronectin type III domain-containing protein, with amino-acid sequence MKITRILPFVALALVIATSTFAVAADRPAALRITQGPSIESVGDDWAVIAWTTNTGGSSVVRYGTDPRNLNQTAQSPYSDNDKTAAQNHSVRLKGLTPGSTYYFTAFSGQGEGTGTQASSPVGQFATRGGPQNGRGEGRGEGRGEGRHEGRGEAVRITDGPRVEGTGSTWAVIAWTTNTGGSSIVRFGTAPDRLGGLAQSPYADNDRTKEQNHRVRVANLRPHTRYFFIVDSGQGEGTGTETRSAVGEFRTRGR; translated from the coding sequence ATGAAGATCACGAGAATATTGCCATTCGTAGCTTTGGCTTTGGTCATTGCCACGTCAACGTTCGCGGTCGCTGCCGACCGGCCCGCGGCCCTGAGAATCACGCAAGGCCCTTCGATAGAGAGCGTTGGCGACGACTGGGCGGTCATCGCCTGGACCACCAACACCGGCGGCAGCAGCGTGGTCCGCTATGGCACCGACCCGAGGAACCTGAACCAGACTGCACAGTCACCGTATTCTGACAACGACAAGACTGCGGCGCAAAACCATAGCGTGCGACTCAAAGGCCTCACGCCTGGCTCCACGTACTATTTCACGGCATTTTCCGGCCAAGGTGAAGGCACGGGGACACAGGCCAGCAGTCCGGTGGGCCAGTTCGCGACCAGAGGCGGGCCCCAAAATGGACGAGGCGAGGGCAGAGGCGAGGGAAGAGGTGAGGGAAGACATGAAGGAAGAGGCGAGGCAGTAAGGATCACGGATGGGCCTCGAGTGGAAGGCACCGGCTCCACCTGGGCAGTGATCGCCTGGACCACGAATACCGGCGGCAGTTCCATTGTGCGCTTCGGTACTGCCCCGGACCGTCTGGGCGGGCTGGCGCAGTCGCCCTATGCGGACAACGACAGGACCAAGGAGCAGAACCACCGCGTCCGCGTCGCAAATCTAAGACCGCATACCAGGTACTTCTTCATCGTTGATTCCGGCCAGGGCGAAGGGACAGGAACTGAGACGAGGAGCGCAGTCGGCGAGTTCAGGACCAGAGGGCGCTGA